One genomic segment of Drosophila melanogaster chromosome 3L includes these proteins:
- the mthl6 gene encoding methuselah-like 6, protein MLLNILAIILVFVISSQSEAVIPGCDYFDTVDISHIPKLNDSYAYEELIIPAHLTGLYTFRQLADGSQEPVKSHLRACICKLKPCIRFCCPRNKMMPNSRCSDGLTENLKRINPYLKITLEDGTIGKYYLLTDMIVLRYEFRYCEKVVSVQEDQYKLYENGSFMIKPDVNWTLSKQWYCLHPRLEDPNSIWILEHVYIPKSMPAVPQVGTISMVGCILTIAVYLYIKKLRNLLGKCFICYVFCKFVQYLIWAGGDLNLWNNICSLAGYTNYFFALASHFWLSVMSHQIWKNLRLINRDERSYHFLIYNIYGWGTPAIMTAITYLVDWAWEDRPDKLNWIPGVGLYRCWINTYDWSAMIYLYGPMLILSLFNVVTFILTVNHIMKIKSSVKSSTQQQRKCIQNNDFLLYLRLSVMMGVTGISEVITYFVKRHKFWRQVLRVPNFFHLGSGIVVFVLFILKRSTFQMIMERISGPRRQQPAS, encoded by the exons ATGCTTCTGAATATTTTAGCTATAATTCTTGTATTCGTAATTTCAAGCCAATCGGAGGCAGTTATTCCTGGATGTGATTACTTCGACACCGTGGATATATCTCATATCCCAAAGCTAAATGACTCCTATGCGTACGAGGAGCTAATCATTCCTGCTCATCTCACGGGTCTATATACATTTAGGCAACTGGCGGATGGATCACAGGAGCCAGTGAAGAGTCACTTAAGAGCATGTATCTGCAAACTAAAACCTTGTATCCGATTCTGCTGCCCCCGCAACAAAATGATGCCGAATAGTCGCTGTAGCGATGGACTCACAGAGAATCTGAAGCGGATCAATCCCTACTTGAAGATCACACTGGAGGATGGAACTATAGGAAAATATTACCTTCTCACCGACATGATCGTCTTAAGATATGAGTTTCGGTATTGCGAGAAGGTTGTTTCGGTACAGGAGGATCAGTACAAGCTATATGAG AATGGCAGCTTTATGATTAAACCCGATGTAAACTGGACATTGAGCAAGCAGTGGTACTGCCTCCATCCCCGTTTGGAAGATCCGAATTCCATATGGATACTGGAACATGTATATATACCGAAGTCAATGCCAGCCGTACCTCAGG TCGGTACTATTTCCATGGTTGGTTGTATTCTCACGATTGCAGTGTATCTCTACATAAAGAAACTGCGAAATTTGCTtggaaaatgtttcatttGCTATGTATTTTGTAAGTTTGTGCAGTACCTTATCTGGGCAGGAGGAGATTTGAACTTGTGGAATAATATTTGCTCCCTAGCAG GTTACACTAACTATTTctttgctttggcttctcACTTTTGGCTCTCTGTTATGAGTCATCAAATATGGAAAAACTTGAGGTTAATCAATCGGGATGAACGTAGCTATCACTTTCTCATCTACAACATCTACGGTTGGGGCACACCTGCTATCATGACGGCAATTACATATCTGGTGGATTGGGCCTGGGAGGATAGACCTGACAAACTGAATTGGATTCCCGGTGTTGGCTTATATCGATGCTGGATAAACA CCTATGACTGGTCTGCTATGATATACCTATATGGACCGATGCTGATCTTGAGTTTATTCAATGTGGTCACGTTTATCCTGACAGTAAATCACATAATGAAGATTAAGAGTAGCGTTAAGAGTTCTACCCAACAGCAGCGAAAGTGTATACAGAATAATGA TTTTCTATTATACCTACGACTGTCGGTGATGATGGGCGTGACTGGGATTTCTGAGGTAATAACTTACTTCGTCAAGCGGCACAAATTTTGGCGACAAGTCCTTCGGGTGCCAAATTTTTTCCATTTGGGTTCCGGTATAGTCGTATTTGTGCTATTTATTCTTAAGCGCAGCACATTTCAAATGATAATGGAGAG AATCAGCGGTCCGAGGAGACAACAACCTGCATCTTGA
- the CG8541 gene encoding uncharacterized protein, with the protein MAFRYLISLCALVACANAGLLASHVAIANPSVDAVASTQQNVVRSFAGTVSSYSKAVDTPYSSVRKSDTRIQNNVYTPAIKTTTYGAAPLYTQATPIVSKTLVHAPAPVVEKTVYAAAPAPVLAKTVYSAPAPVVAKHVYSAPAQVYAPAAPVVAKTVYSAPAPVYAAPAPVYAAPAPVVAKTVYSAPAPVLAKTVYSAPAPVYAASAPAVAKTVSYAAPLATTNVNHGPAATTYTHNAPALGVSSYGSSQTVHYSPAESVSHMSFDGFGTHWGF; encoded by the coding sequence ATGGCATTCCGCTATCTCATCTCTCTGTGCGCCCTGGTGGCCTGCGCCAATGCTGGTCTCTTGGCCAGCCATGTGGCCATTGCTAATCCGTCGGTGGATGCCGTCGCCTCCACTCAGCAGAATGTGGTGAGGTCCTTTGCCGGTACTGTTTCCAGCTACTCGAAGGCGGTGGACACCCCCTACTCCAGTGTGAGGAAGAGCGACACGAGGATCCAGAACAATGTATACACTCCTGCTATTAAGACGACCACTTATGGTGCTGCTCCTCTGTACACTCAGGCTACTCCCATTGTGTCCAAGACTCTGGTCCATGCTCCAGCTCCCGTTGTTGAGAAGACTGTGTacgctgctgctccagctccagttctGGCCAAGACTGTTTACTCCGCTCCTGCTCCAGTTGTGGCCAAGCACGTTTATTCCGCTCCAGCTCAGGTTTATGCTCCTGCCGCCCCAGTTGTGGCCAAGACCGTGTactctgctcctgctccagtttacgctgctcctgctccagttTATGCTGCACCCGCTCCAGTTGTAGCCAAGACCGTGTACTCCGCACCAGCTCCAGTTCTGGCCAAGACCGTGTActctgctccagctccagtttATGCTGCTTCCGCACCGGCTGTGGCCAAGACTGTGTCCTATGCCGCCCCACTGGCCACCACCAATGTGAACCATGGACCAGCTGCCACCACCTACACCCACAATGCTCCAGCTCTGGGCGTCTCCAGCTATGGAAGCTCCCAGACGGTTCACTATTCCCCCGCAGAGAGTGTGTCGCACATGAGCTTCGATGGATTCGGAACCCACTGGGGTTTCTAA
- the CG8539 gene encoding uncharacterized protein, isoform A, with protein MWKILCGIVVLVTIVVNQLSEAREVRRRRGLMLQLDNYLSYDGIMQYLDELALSHSNRVTLKDVARTYENRALKMAIITNGDGRPGKRVIFLDAALHSREWMTPAAALLTIHKLVVEFAENSDLLTDYDWHIMPLANPDGYEYSRNTERYWRNTRTPNGGNCFGTNLNRNFAVDWNVGFPELKDPCDENYAGSSPFSEVEARTVRDIMHGLVESKRAVMYLSLHTANRSVFYPWVYDTDPVSNQKEHDEIGRFVADRILQSTGTFIKTWQYAKYAGTFGGTSMDYALLAGFPLSFVFEMSGTGRDHVEYKFFPPARDIRHLAEESWTGIKAFAEKTIEKYPPSRVISYNPMVKLAENAATRNLGFNSMVATVCLFFTYLTNCNFF; from the exons ATGTGGAAAATTCTGTGCGGGATCGTCGTTCTCGTGACGATTGTGGTGAATCAGCTGTCTGAAGCAAGGGAAGTCCGCCGGCGAAGAGGCCTTATGCTCCAATTGGACAACTACCTTAGCTACGATGGAATAATGCAGTATCTGGATGAGCTGGCTCTGTCCCACAGTAACCGGGTGACCCTAAAGGATGTGGCTCGGACCTACGAGAACAGAGCCCTGAAAATGGCGATAATAACCAACGGAGATGGACGTCCCGGAAAGAGAGTGATATTCTTGGATGCTGCCCTCCATTCGCGTGAGTGGATGACTCCCGCCGCCGCCCTGCTCACCATCCATAAACTGGTGGTGGAGTTTGCGGAGAATTCCGACCTTTTGACTGATTACGATTGGCACATTATGCCACTGGCAAATCCAGATGGCTACGAGTATTCACGGAACACAGAGCGATACTGGAGAAACACGAGGACACCGAATGGCGGCAACTGTTTTGGCACCAATCTCAACAGGAATTTTGCCGTTGACTGGAATGTGGGTTTTCCAGAACTAAAGGATCCCTGCGATGAGAACTACGCTGGTAGTTCACCATTCTCAGAGGTGGAGGCACGTACAGTGCGCGACATAATGCACGGCCTAGTGGAAAGCAAACGGGCTGTAATGTATCTCTCACTGCACACGGCAAACCGATCGGTCTTCTATCCTTGGGTCTACGATAC AGATCCAGTGTCAAACCAAAAGGAGCATGACGAAATCGGAAGATTTGTTGCTGATAGAATTTTGCAAAGCACGGGCACCTTTATAAAGACGTGGCAATATGCTAAATATGCCGGAACATTTGGTGGCACCAGCATGGACTACGCACTGCTTGCAGGATTTCCACTATCCTTTGTGTTCGAGATGTCTGGAACGGGAAGGGATCATGTGGAGTACAAGTTCTTTCCTCCGGCCAGAGATATACGGCATTTGGCTGAAGAGTCCTGGACGGGAATTAAAGCGTTTGCCGAGAAGACCATTGAGAAATATCCTCCATCCAGGGTGATTTCTTATAACCCAATGGTTAAACTTGCTGAAAACGCTGCAACACGAAATTTGGGCTTTAATTCAATGGTTGCAACAGTTTGCCTCTTCTTTACATATTTGACCAactgcaattttttttaa
- the CG43292 gene encoding uncharacterized protein: MCVCPPLLLKIALLMVIFPTIAVNIMEVIYNGVNSKAEAHQIAINLNLVACFIALLSLAFGIYGTIMNTIFIIRLLMFVLITFCLFKIVMWIVYKNLSPMSAEDVTHFWFQLNTGLSITCSVLTVIFCMRLHEQTRQFQLGY; this comes from the exons ATGTGCGTTTGCCCGCCTCTCCTTCTTAAGATCGCTCTGCTGATGGTTATATTCCCTACCATC GCTGTTAATATAATGGAAGTAATTTACAATGGTGTGAACTCGAAAGCCGAAGCTCATCAGATTGCCATCAACTTAAACCTAGTTGCATGCTTCATTGCACTTCTATCTCTGGCATTTGGAATTTATGGAACGATAATGAATACAATCTTCATAATTCGATTG CTGATGTTCGTGTTGATTACATTCTGCTTATTCAAGATAGTCATGTGGATAGTGTATAAGAATCTGTCGCCAATGTCAGCAGAGGACGTCACCCACTTTTGGTTCCAGCTTAACACGGGCTTATCG ATAACATGTTCGGTTCTGACGGTGATTTTCTGTATGCGGCTGCATGAGCAAACTCGCCAGTTTCAATTGGGCTATTAG
- the Cyp4d8 gene encoding cytochrome P450 4d8 codes for MLLFLLVVLLFGAGWIIHLGQADRRRKVANLPGPICPPLIGAMQLMLRLNPKTFIKVGREYVLKFGHLQRVWIFNRLLIMSGDAELNEQLLSSQEHLVKHPVYKVLGQWLGNGLLLSDGKVWHQRRKIITPTFHFSILEQFVEVFDQQSNICVQRLAQKANGNTFDVYRSICAAALDIIAETAMGTKIYAQANESTPYAEAVNECTALLSWRFMSVYLQVELLFTLTHPHLKWRQTQLIRTMQEFTIKVIEKRRQALEDQQSKLMDTADEDVGSKRRMALLDVLLMSTVDGRPLTNDEIREEVDTFMFEGHDTTTSALSFCLHELSRHPEVQAKMLEEIVQVLGTDRSRPVSIRDLGELKYMECVIKESLRMYPPVPIVGRKLQTDFKYTHSVHGDGVIPAGSEIIIGIFGVHRQPETFPNPDEFIPERHENGSRVAPFKMIPFSAGPRNCIGQKFAQLEMKMMLAKIVREYELLPMGQRVECIVNIVLRSETGFQLGMRKRKHN; via the exons ATGCTGCTGTTTCTACTGGTTGTGCTGCTCTTCGGAGCGGGCTGGATCATTCATCTGGGCCAGGCCGATCGTCGGCGGAAAGTGGCCAATTTGCCGGGACCCATTTGTCCACCACTCATTGGCGCCATGCAACTCATGCTCCGTTTGAACCCCAAAA CTTTCATAAAAGTGGGACGAGAGTACGTGCTGAAATTTGGTCACCTTCAACGAGTGTGGATCTTTAATCGCCTGCTGATAATGAGCGGCGATGCGGAATTAAATGAGCAGCTGCTAAGTAGCCAGGAGCATCTGGTGAAGCATCCGGTGTACAAAGTACTTGGCCAGTGGCTGGGCAATGGATTGCTCCTCAGCGATGGTAAAGTGTGGCACCAACGACGCAAGATCATCACACCCACGTTCCACTTCTCGATTCTGGAGCAGTTTGTCGAGGTATTCGATCAGCAATCGAACATTTGTGTCCAAAGATTGGCACAAAAGGCCAATGGAAATACGTTCGATGTTTATCGGAGCATTTGTGCAGCAGCATTGGACATAATAGCCGAAACAGCAATgggcacaaaaatatatgccCAGGCCAACGAGAGTACTCCATACGCTGAAGCAGTCAATGA ATGCACTGCTCTGCTAAGTTGGCGATTCATGTCAGTTTATCTGCAGGTGGAGCTGCTTTTCACACTCACCCATCCTCACCTGAAATGGCGCCAAACGCAGCTCATTCGCACGATGCAGGAATTCACCATCAAGGTGATCGAGAAGCGGCGTCAGGCTTTAGAGGATCAACAATCCAAATTGATGGACACTGCCGATGAGGATGTGGGCTCCAAGCGGCGAATGGCCTTGCTGGACGTCCTGCTGATGTCCACTGTGGATGGCAGACCGCTGACCAACGATGAGATTCGCGAGGAGGTGGATACGTTCATGTTCGAGGGTCACGATACCACCACCAGTGCTTTGTCCTTCTGCCTGCACGAGCTTTCGAGGCATCCAGAGGTGCAGGCAAAGATGCTGGAGGAGATCGTTCAGGTGCTCGGCACCGATCGAAGCAGACCGGTTAGCATTCGTGACCTCGGGGAGCTCAAGTACATGGAGTGCGTCATCAAGGAGTCGCTGAGGATGTATCCACCAGTGCCCATCGTAGGGCGCAAATTGCAGACCGACTTCAAATACA cCCATTCCGTGCATGGAGATGGAGTAATTCCGGCTGGCTCAGAGATTATAATCGGAATCTTTGGTGTACATCGCCAACCAGAAACCTTTCCCAATCCGGACGAATTTATCCCTGAACGACATGAGAATGGAAGTCGCGTGGCTCCATTTAaaatgattccattcagtgcAGGACCCAGGAACTGTATAGGTCAGAAGTTCGCTCAGCTGGAGATGAAGATGATGCTGGCCAAGATTGTCAGGGAATACGAACTGCTTCCGATGGGTCAAAGGGTTGAGTGCATTGTTAATATCGTTTTGCGATCGGAAACGGGTTTTCAGCTGGGAATGCGGAAGCGAAAACATAACTAA
- the Cyp316a1 gene encoding cytochrome P450 316a1 — protein sequence MILTATFICFCLASAFNYFRARRQRSLIKNLKGPFTWPLMGAMHKLLFLTPINFFQRSTEYLTKYGTFSRCWVFHRLFIPLADLELSRQLLENDTHLETGYELMKDWLVGGVLMCQSEQWQKRHSLISGLFDKGNLEQLIDLSRHQTEQLLQKLAKQADQKVFDIWYTVSPIVLDLMVMTTCGAKPSEEYSKNLKDLSEIYRKRFLSLQSANRFNYWLSSPFMRKRQNRLIKRLNDEHNNLMAMHQSQNQLKIENGLDIYQLRPIPLKDHKSLLEILLESKDPQLTGEEICGELNTCNYLGYQLCSPALCFCLVTIARNPSVQQKCLDELNLAQIKDQGWDLEKLNYLDAVLHETMRLYPPQVIVGRQLKKDFPYTHSIVGDAELPCGSEIYINLYELQRNEVRYPKANHFDAQRFLDSPPELLSYSLGPRCCPARKFSMQLLKTLLAPILANFEVLPYGDEVRLDLRLVLGSSNGFQLALKPR from the exons ATGATCTTGACCGCCACATTCATTTGTTTCTGCCTGGCTTCGGCCTTCAACTATTTCAGGGCCCGCCGACAAAGGTCGCTGATCAAAAATCTGAAAGGACCCTTTACCTGGCCGCTGATGGGAGCAATGCACAAATTGCTATTTCTGACGCCGATAA ATTTCTTTCAGCGCAGCACCGAATACCTCACCAAATATGGTACCTTCAGTCGTTGTTGGGTCTTCCATCGCCTTTTCATTCCTCTGGCAGATCTAGAACTTAGCAGACAGCTTCTGGAAAATGACACTCATTTGGAGACGGGATATGAGCTGATGAAAGATTGGCTAGTTGGAGGAGTTCTCATGTGTCAGTCAGAACAATGGCAAAAGCGACATAGTCTTATTAGTGGTCTTTTCGACAAGGGAAACTTGGAACAGTTGATCGATTTAAGTCGCCACCAGACGGAGCAGCTGCTCCAAAAATTAGCGAAACAGGCGGATCAAAAGGTGTTTGATATCTGGTATACTGTGAGTCCTATTGTTTTAGATCTAATGGTAATGACCACCTGTGGTGCCAAACCCAGTGAGGAGTATTCCAAGAATCTAAAGGA TTTATCGGAGATCTATAGAAAACGTTTTTTGAGCCTACAGTCTGCAAACAGATTTAACTATTGGCTGAGTTCTCCTTTTATGAGAAAACGTCAGAATCGATTAATAAAAAGACTGAATGATGAACACAACAATCTCATGGCCATGCACCAAAGtcaaaatcaattgaaaattgaGAATGGTTTGGACATATATCAGCTAAGGCCAATACCTCTGAAGGACCATAAATCCTTATTGGAAATTCTCTTGGAAAGTAAAGATCCCCAACTTACAGGAGAAGAAATCTGTGGAGAGCTAAATACCTGTAATTACCTCGGGTACCAGCTTTGCAGTCCAGCTCTCTGTTTCTGCCTCGTAACAATTGCTAGAAATCCATCGGTTCAACAAAAGTGTTTGGATGAGTTAAATTTGGCTCAGATCAAAGATCAAGGATGGGACCTGGAAAAGCTAAATTATCTGGATGCTGTTCTGCACGAAACTATGCGTCTTTACCCACCACAAGTGATTGTCGGGAGGCAACTCAAAAAGGATTTTCCATaca CACATAGCATCGTGGGAGATGCAGAACTTCCCTGCGGTTCAGAGATCTATATTAATCTCTATGAACTGCAGCGCAATGAGGTTCGATATCCAAAAGCAAACCACTTTGATGCGCAGCGATTTTTGGACTCTCCTCCGGAACTCCTGAGCTACAGTCTAGGTCCTCGATGTTGTCCAGCGAGAAAGTTTAGCATGCAGCTACTTAAAACATTGTTGGCTCctattttggccaactttgaAGTGTTACCATATGGCGATGAGGTGCGCTTGGATTTGCGACTTGTTTTGGGATCATCCAATGGATTTCAGTTGGCATTAAAGCCACGATAG